CGCCGCCAGTCCAGCCGCCGCGCCAGCACCCAACAGCAAACGTTGTCGTTCTTGAGATACATTGAGGATCACAGAAAACAACATCCCAAAATTTGCGCCAATTTCTACACTTGGCCCTTCTGGCCCCAAAGAAGCACCGCTCCCCAAAGAAACAGATGCAGCCAGCATTTTCGTAACTGGTCGTAGTGGTCGCCTAATCTCTGTTCCTTGAGAAGCGGCGATGAGAGATGAAAGTCCGGGGCCAAAGTCTTGTGTGCGCCAGCGCATCAAGCCAACGATTAATCCGCCAAGGGTGGGAACACAGGCTAAAGTCCAAGCACCCCAGACACCGATTTGACCCATTAAATTTTCCAGCATCAACTGGTGAATCAACTGGATTAAATAGTGAAAGGTGACTACACCCATACCAGCACCACCGCCAATCAGCATGGCTAAAAACAGGACAACTGTTTCTGGTGATGGTTGAAAACGATTAATTAGGTGAGCTAAAGGAGCAGAAGGTGTAGGAAAGGCAGGTTGTGACCTTACCTTCCTCAGTTGAGTGGGAGGCAAGAGAGTCATTTAGAGGCGGGGTAAATGTAAGAAAAAATTTAAATTTTTATCTGTTACTTCTCATTGTGAGCCATTATTTAGCAACTAGACAAGTAGACTTTATTTGCTTGATTTACAAAGTTTTCGCAAAAAATGTCGTTGTAAGAAATTTTTGTGGGGAGAATGGTTAAATGGGAGACAATTGTTATCTGAGGGTTAGCGATGCCTAAGTTAGTGAGGTGGGAGTGAGCAGCAAGACTATTCTTTTTAGAGACAACAAAGTTTTTGTGGGCTGGGTAAATGCACCCGCAAATATTAACTAGGAGTCATCCTTGCCTAAATCTAGCTATACTCGTGTTGCGACCATTGAGCCATCCTTGGTAGTAATACAATATATGTATGATTTATGGCTGATGTCAGAACATACTTGGAAATCTGCTAAGTATTGATCCCAATTCAATATAGCTATTCTTAATAGAGCGAGTAAATGGACTAGGCGGACGAGGTAAATGAATATACACACCTTTGATAATCATTATGTTACTTGCCCAATTTGCCAAAGAAATGCCACACCCAAACCAGTCAAAAGGCGCATGGGCTTGTTTTGCTGTCCCTATTGCCAGGAAAGGCTGGTAGTTTGCCAAAGTGGTCATTATGTGCGTGACCCCTTTACTTGGAGACAATTGATGATTGCTTCGGCGTTACGTCGTCAAAGCCGACCTTTAGCTAGAATTATCAGAGATTTTGTCTTGCTCAAGCGTCCTATGATCGCCTTGGCTGTGGGAAGTGCCATTTTCTTTAGTGCGATCGCTCTAACTCAAGAAAAGACAAACTGCGATCGCCAAATCTCTCCGACAACAGAGAAAGTTAATCAACCAGAAAACAAATCTCAGTAAATGGATTAATTTGGTATAAATCAAATTTTAATTTGATTTTTGTAATATTATAACTAAATACTTTTATGAAACCGTGTCTTATTGCCCCAAATAGGACACGGTTTTACATCATATCCCCCTTAAATATCTGTCTTGGCACAATAGATAATTAAGGTGGCGATGATTCCTTAATTTTTTGCAGGGTACAATAAATGATCTGGGTCTAGCCAAACAATGTAGAAAATCTCGTGAATAAAAAATCCATGAACCCTGCCATGTTCATTTGAGGAAATGGAAAATTGATATGGTATGTCAACTAATTGTTCTTCATTTGGCAAGCCAAATGCTCTCTCGCTGGTATCTTCCCACCTAATGGGCTGACATCTTAGCGTACTGCTACGATTCACTAACAACTCTTGAGCCGTCATACTAGATAAAGCTTTTAATCGCTCAAGTAAGGTCAGCCAATAAAATACTTCTTTTTCGCTACAAGAAAACTTGCTGTTACTATCTTGATAATATTTAAATGAAAAGCTGATGCCTTGAGGTGGCTTCAGCTTTGTTGGTTTAATACCTGATATGCCGTCTTTGGGAACCTCAGTCTTTTTAATCCTTTGCTTCGGCACGAGATCCGTAATACTCCTTCATCCACTGTTTCTGAATAACTTCGTTGGAAGGTTCGTCATCTGGTAGATTTGCTCTAGCCAAATTCCAGGGTGTCTCGGCATGAGTCATCTGCTCTAATTCATAAGCATCGCAGGCAAAGTACTCCTGTGCAACCTCATCTAGAAACTCTTGAACCTCTTGGGGTAATTTAGGGTTAGCATCCTCTAAAATTGGTTGCCATCCAAAAAGCTTATACTTTTGGTACAACACAGGTATGACAGGCCCATGTATCCAAGCTTGAAAATCCTCTTGGAATAAAGGAGTGTTATAGAGTGCAAGATGCCAAGCTTGAGCATAGTACACAAGCTTTTGCAGCTTTAAATTACTGATAAAAGAGCCTGTTTCATTTGCCAACCAGATAAAGTAATCTGCTATGTTAAAACATGACAACACTACAACCACCTCCTTGAGTCTGCTAAATAATAGCTAGTACAGTGCGGCGGAAATAAACCACCCATTCCAAATCAATTAAACCCTCATTATATATTCGTTTTTAATTTTTAATTTTTAATTTTTAATTCCGCCCTGCGGTACTAGCCTTTATTCGCTTTCATACATCAGCTTACAGAGTTCTCACAGCAAGCCCTATGAATGCTACCTATAGTTTAATTGTACTACTTTAGGCTTCTATGTCATTGCGAACGCTTCATTCGCAATGACAATCAATCATCTTGATAAATTTGCTTGATTGGGATGCTCCCCAATACTGCGTAGGTTTTGGAATTTCTTGGTTGAGGCAAGCTGTTCTTGAGCAGGGGGAGAAATGGAGGCTGGCGTTGAGTTTTTGCCTCCCCTGCAACGCCAGCCTCCCCTGCTTATCCGATCATATTGGGATGCTCCCTATTCCAGTGCCCTAGACTGGTGCGCTGCTGCATATTAGTTCATCCAATTGGGCATAAATCACTGCGCTGGCAATTTTGGGTGTGTAGTCGAGTACTTTGCAACGATGCCAGAAACTTCCGGGTTGTAAAGTCTCAAATAATTCCAGTAGTTGCCAAATACCTGACGCACATAATTTTTGGTTTCGTCAAAGGGAATTTGTTCAACAAACTCATCTGGATCTTGTGTAGTTAAAGTTTGTAGCCATTTGGAGACGTTGCCGGGGCCAGCATTGTAACTAGCGATCGCTAACAGCGAGTTATTGTTATATTGCTGATGGGTATGATCTAAATACCATGTACCCAGCATAATATTATCGTTGGGGTTTTCGAGGTTGATTGTTTTGATATCTACCTTAATTTGGGGAGCGATCCATTGAGCTGTACTCGGCAACAACTGCATCAAACCAGTAGCATTAGCAACAGATTTGATTTTTGGCTCAAACCGTGACTCTTGACGCATCAGAGCAGTTACTAACAAGGGATTGAGTTTACGCTCAATAGACCATTTTTCAGTCTCTCGGAGATAGGGAAATGGATAACGGGCTTGCCAGTAGGCGATTTGTTTGCTCAGAGTTTGATATTGGGCAAATTCTGCTGGTATTTCCCGATCTTCCAATTTAGAAATTTTGTCAATTCCGATGAGATTTTCTCCCTTAGCTTGCCGCATCAACCCTTCAGTAAATTGCTCTGCTACTGTTGGCTGAATTTTGTTTTGAAATTCCGTTTCCCATTGTAACCAGGCATCGCGGTCTTGACCGAGCAGATATAATTCTTTGAAAGTCTCAGAACCAGCCGGGGGTAATGAACGCTGCGGTGCGATTACTTCGGGGTTCATGACGCGCACATTGTCAAAGTTGCCGACATTTAGCCCCTGCATATTCGCGGCTCGCCATGCATAGTAAGAGTAGGGAAACTGACTAATTACATAGTCATAAGCAGTTTGAGATTCCTGTTGTTTCCCTAGTGAAGCTGCCCATTTACCTACCCAAAAACCTGCTCTTGGAGCCAAAATACTATTAGGATTGTTGGTGACAATTGGCTCTGCCCATTGCCAAGCACCGACGTAATCTTTGATTTTGGCTTTATCTTGGGCGATTTTCCAACGATATTCTGCGGCTTCATCAGAATTGCCGTATTTGGCAATCAGTAATTGCCACACCTGGCTAGCTGACTTTTGATCTTTGAGGGTTTGGAGAGTTTTGGCTTTTTGTACCAGTGCAGTCCCAGCTTGTTTAGGAAATTTACTAATTACTTGATCGAGATAAGGTAAGCCGTCCTTGCTTGTTTTTGCGGTTTCTGCTAACCGCAGTAGTGCAGTCCCAGTTTCTTCGCTATTGGGAAATTGCTGCACCAATTGTTTATAGGTAGCGATCGCTATTTCTTTATCTTTGCCTCCCACCTGTAACCCTCGTGCAGTCCGGTAGAGGTTGCGCGATGTTTTGGGTGCTTTGGCATAAGCATTGGCTGATTTGAGAAATTGACTATTTTCCCAATAACTTGTACCAATGAGTTCCCACTCTTCGGGTTTGAGGCTAGGCTGTTTTACTAGCTGATCCAAAACGCCCACTATCCCTAGTTGATCGTAAGCATACTTAGCCAAAATCAATTGTAATTTTGGCTGATTGGGATTTTCTTGCAAGCGTTTGCGAATAATTTCCCAAGTTAGAGGATTGGAAGGAAATTGAGCGATCGCTATTTCTTGTTGCTTCGGTTGAGCAATCAGATATAGTGCTTTTACCGAAGCAGCTTCTTTAGGATACTGTTTCAGCACACTTTGCCTGAGATCCGAGGCTTTGCCGTCCTCACCCAGAATATCCCGTGCCTGGGCCTGTTTGAGTAAAATGTAAGGCGCGAGGATGGAATAGTCTTTATCTAATCCGTCAAGTAAAACTAGGGCTTTTTGCGCTTGGGTTCTTTCAATGTAATCACTCGCCAAAAGATAACGAGCGCGATTTCGGTCTAGAGAAGGTGACTGTCCAGCGATCGCTGCTAGTTTTGCCGCTCGTTCTGGCAGAGATTGCGATATCAGTGGAAAGACGGCTGATTGGGCAATATTAGCATCAGATGTTTGCTGTGCCTGATTCTTACCCACTTTGAGCCATTGCCCAACGGTTTTACCAATCTGAGGTGCTGATACCATCGCCCCAGCTAAAAAGGCAAACAGTGCCGCACCCGCAATTATGGAAATT
This Nostoc sp. KVJ3 DNA region includes the following protein-coding sequences:
- a CDS encoding Panacea domain-containing protein, with amino-acid sequence MLSCFNIADYFIWLANETGSFISNLKLQKLVYYAQAWHLALYNTPLFQEDFQAWIHGPVIPVLYQKYKLFGWQPILEDANPKLPQEVQEFLDEVAQEYFACDAYELEQMTHAETPWNLARANLPDDEPSNEVIQKQWMKEYYGSRAEAKD
- a CDS encoding transglycosylase SLT domain-containing protein, with the translated sequence MLKKLQKKQISIIAGAALFAFLAGAMVSAPQIGKTVGQWLKVGKNQAQQTSDANIAQSAVFPLISQSLPERAAKLAAIAGQSPSLDRNRARYLLASDYIERTQAQKALVLLDGLDKDYSILAPYILLKQAQARDILGEDGKASDLRQSVLKQYPKEAASVKALYLIAQPKQQEIAIAQFPSNPLTWEIIRKRLQENPNQPKLQLILAKYAYDQLGIVGVLDQLVKQPSLKPEEWELIGTSYWENSQFLKSANAYAKAPKTSRNLYRTARGLQVGGKDKEIAIATYKQLVQQFPNSEETGTALLRLAETAKTSKDGLPYLDQVISKFPKQAGTALVQKAKTLQTLKDQKSASQVWQLLIAKYGNSDEAAEYRWKIAQDKAKIKDYVGAWQWAEPIVTNNPNSILAPRAGFWVGKWAASLGKQQESQTAYDYVISQFPYSYYAWRAANMQGLNVGNFDNVRVMNPEVIAPQRSLPPAGSETFKELYLLGQDRDAWLQWETEFQNKIQPTVAEQFTEGLMRQAKGENLIGIDKISKLEDREIPAEFAQYQTLSKQIAYWQARYPFPYLRETEKWSIERKLNPLLVTALMRQESRFEPKIKSVANATGLMQLLPSTAQWIAPQIKVDIKTINLENPNDNIMLGTWYLDHTHQQYNNNSLLAIASYNAGPGNVSKWLQTLTTQDPDEFVEQIPFDETKNYVRQVFGNYWNYLRLYNPEVSGIVAKYSTTHPKLPAQ